The following DNA comes from Thunnus thynnus chromosome 3, fThuThy2.1, whole genome shotgun sequence.
ACCACATCTTATCTCCTTTTGGACTTTCAGCATTTAGGATTTTATTCCACAGCATCACCCCAACCCTCCTCTACTATGAGCATAAATCTTGCAgccaagaaacaaaacaaaaaaacatccttttcTCTGGTCTCACCAGGGATGATACAACACAAACCATAACCATTGACAGACTCTTCAACTCAGCTCCACTTAGTTTTCATCTGCAAAGCAGAGTATTATCTTTATAGAAGGTGCATTTGTACTTGATTGTTACATATATTACTCTGTCATCTCCAACAGCAAAACAACCAAGTGGAAActaactattttcattttaacactttttttaaataatttttgacacaaaaaatgtgtgtcatCCATGAGGTGGTATGGCCATATCTCTGGTTTCACTGAACAGTTCAAGGATGTTTCAGCTTTGCTCCGATCTTGTACAAGCTAAACACatacatgtttaaaatgaagggattttacagctgtaaaaataaaagttgaagAATCAGACgcagtaaaaacaaaagctggCGAAATGTCGACAGAAGGTTGCTTGAATGTTGTGTTAAAGTccaaaggattttttttttggtggtgaGAAGAGGAAGTGCTAGTTGTTGGGGATGCTCTGCAGATATGTGAGGATGTGCTGGATCTTCACCAGGCGTTCTTTGAGGCTGGTCATGGAGAGGACAGAGAGCTGGTACCGCGGGTCAATAGGCAGAACAGCCAGGAGCCACCAACAACACGCTGGACCATTAGGAGTTGCCTGGAAGAAAGGACGAATAGTATGAGACCATCAACAAAAGATAGTTCTCAAGCGATTTTCTTTGAGCCAAACTAAGGAGATCTGAGGTCAGTTTACTGCCTAGAAGGCTTCTGAACAGGATGATGTGACAACATTGTCAGGAAAGTGTGTGAAAAAAGTGGAGCACATCCATCTCATCAGAGTTATCTTTTGGATTGAAGTAGTTTTATATTATAGAATATCTCAAACTATTTGAAATGTTCTGGATTTGAGAAACTGTTTTTCAATTCTcccatccaaaaaaaaaaacaggtatcACACTGTAAAGACTCTAGACTTACAACGTATtgagtgaatcaaaacaataCCAAGTACTCTAGCAATCGATATCTACGTAACGCAACTGAACTTCAGACTGTTGTTGCGTCACTACTTTCTTGTTACAAATAATTTCAGACAGACTGTTCTCCTATATATCTGCTCTTTTCCCCCCTGATTTGTCATAGCTGTTTGAATTCCATTCGTCTCTGGCATCATTTCAAACTAGTATAGTgataaaatctaaataaataaagatttaaacGCATTTTATCAATCACCACGTTAGCTGTGGCTAACAGCAGTTATCACAGACCTGTAGCTGTTTCAgagtttatttatgtgttacaCTCTAGTACTTCCAATTACATGCTTGATAATTACAGTACTTATTTTGTATTGATAGCGACTGAAGGGTACTAGTATTACGACTACACTCAGCCCTACAACCCTGGAAGAAGTCAAAACATAAATGACCTTTTACGGTAATCTGCCAGAGGAATGCATGTCTGCGAGTCAGTTgcacagctgaaaaaaaatccctgtttCTTTGAGTTAAGAGTCTGAGCCAGttacaaaatgtacttaacaCCTTCAAGGAATTGAAGAGAATCATGCTTACTATTTCTGCTAGATTTTACTTTCAGACAAGTCGTCTGGCTATAAACCAAGAAAGTACTGTAGTTTTCCCTGggacaaacatgtttaaaaattaCATAACAGTACCAAAAATCAAGCTTTGCCTTTTTAGTATGTTTGCAGGAGTGGAGTAGGGGATTCTCTTCATGACACTTCTGACGCAACAGGACCGGTGGGATTAGATAAGAAGCCCCCATAAAGCTCTTTAGCCTATATTGTCAATTGACTCCTCCCCGTGGTTGTCCTAAGAGTGGAGCTGTAATCCCTCTCATCGCTGCAGGCTACAAGCCGGAGCCACAGCCAAGCACACACAGCGACTGCGTTCCGGTATTAAGGCCTCTGAAGCAGGTGAATCCATGGTAATGTGGGTTTCCCCAAAAGGCAAGTGTGTCATGAGATGATCCCATTTTAGACTGACAATTTGCAGTATCTTGCAGTGGCAGGAGAGGTAATCAAAGCTTTACAAATCCTGCCattctgataataataataataataataatgataataatacgcGTATGTTGACTGATGTTGCTTTACTTATCTGCATAACTGCTTATTTCAACAGTTGTGACGAACACAATTCCTGCAAGAAGGCAGCTAAATAACTTCTTGTTCTTAATAGACTCTGTACCACCATCTGCGTAACTGTGATATGCTGCCAACTCACTGCAGCAGAGTATTTTTCACAGATTTTACAAATAGACATTGTTAATATCTCATATTAGTTCCTATTCTGAAACGCCCTGCaaaaattttactttatttcacgCAACAGGTATCAATTTTAGTTTTTAGCTGATTTTAAATGATGAGATAGAGGAGTTCTACTTTTTGTGTGCAACATATTTCTATTGTTTAACTAAGCTCAAATATTATTGCAAAATTTAAATCAGTTTCTGACTCAGGCATCTACACATGGGTTCAGCAAGGCAGTAATTACGACACAGCGTTTTCTGAAATTGTATGCGTAATATAAGGCTGTAATAAAACACCTCAGAGAATCTACAGCGTGTAAAAAGCTCTCTACAGTAGAGGAACAATGTGCTGGAGGTGTACCTGGATATCAGCTTCTCGTTCTGGCATTGGTCCAAAGTGCTGCAGGATCTGGTTGTGGAAGCGGATCTTGAGGTTCTGGAACCAGACACGAGCCTGCTCATACACTGCATCATGCAGCTCTTGTAGTCTCTGTAGCTCATCACTGTCTTCAACCTAACGATCAAAGAGTGAATCAATTAATACAACAGTCGCTTTTGTACTGTCTGCACTTTGAAATGAAAGCTCTTGTAACAGATTTGCAATTAAAAACTCACTATAGAGAAATACTGCATCCTAAATTAAGTCCAATAGTgttgcaacattttaaaagcacaGGATAGATGACATCACATAAATGATGATCATTGCGATTCTTACCCGAGTATCCTCCAAGTGCTCAATGTCAGCAGTACTGTAGCCATCCTTCATTCCTCGGGACAGGACCCGGAAGCGTTTCCCTCCAATAGTGTCCACAACTGATCGTCCATCAGGGAGGAAATGGACACTCCTGATGATCAGCATGCAGCCATAATCTACAAACCTGCAAGGATGGATGCAATGTGTCATTTAGTAAATTAAGTTTGAATCTGATAACAAAACTAACTATATGCAGATGTATCTACTTTAAAAGGTCCTCTAAAATTGAAGTTTAATACCACATCTTTGCGCCTGCATGCTTACCCTTTCTGGGGATCATTAATACACATCCCAAACTGCCGCGTGCCCGTTTCCATGCAGCGGCGAATCATGAGGCGGTATCGTGGCTCGAAGACATGCAGTGGGCAAGGCACGGTGGGGTAAGCCATGGTACACACAAAGATAGGCACATTCTTCGTCAAGCTgcacagagggaaagaaagagagaagcagtTTAGACACTTTGAACATCTTTAAACCTTCTGCACACAGCAATATGTGATGATAAACACTGGAATGAACAAAGGCAGAgacagtaatgaatgaatggaaaGGCTGCTTACTCAGAAAGCTCTCTGGTCTCCTCCAGATGAGTTTTTGTCCTCTCTGTGTACTCCTGACTCAAATACTGTTTGATCAGTGTATCCAGGACAGTTGTCACCATGTACTGCCTAGATGCTAGATACTGGAGAGAGCAAGATATGGAACACATATTTTTGATTAACACTAAGCTAGCCAATTAAGAGTATTTATATCCAGATTCAACAGGGAGTTTTCTCACCTCTCTCAGGCTCTCTTTACAGAGGGGACACTGAGGTGTGTGGTCCAAGCAACGTTCCAGACAGTTTTTACAAAAGGTGTGGCCGCATGGTGTCGTCACAGGCTCATAGAATAACCTGTGTTGgtcagagaaatgaaacaatcaAATCATTTACAACTTTAAAATTTAAGCTGGCATGTAAACTTCATGGTAAATATGTGCTGTATGTGGCTGAGCAGTGTGTGTCCTTACCTCATGCAGAGAGCGCACTCCAAGTCATTAGGGTCCAGCAGGTCCACAGGAACAGCTCTGCGGGTTTTAGCTTTGGCAGCCTGTTGTTTGGAGCCTTTTGTCACACCTAAAatcaaaaggagaaaatgtaatgaattttCTAAACAAAGCCATTATCTCTAACATAGATATGATGCTTATTACCCACAGCATTATTAATCTCATTTAAATAATAGAGTGGGGTATAAATAGCAGTAGTAGTGAGTGTCTACATTATTCCTGCAAAAAATCTGAATTGAAGTGTCTAATTAATCTTTATATTATGCGCTGTTGCTACTACACTtttatgtattgtattataCTTATATCTATGACATTAGTGGGACATCAAAAgcaggaaatttaaaaaaaaacatgaggaaGAACATAAAGCAGAACAATAATGGTCTTGGCAACCTACCTTGTTTTTTATGCTTGTTACTTCCGCTATACACCACACAAGGTTCTGTGTCTGACACTGACAACTTCCTCTTCAGCAGACTCGCCTTCTCCTGGTCTCCCAGCTGAGGAGCAGAGCAAACTCTCTTCAGCCCCTCCTCACCACAGTTGGAGCCATTCATCCTTAGCGAATGAGCTCGGCTCAGAACGGGGCGCTCCAGACTTTCCCCGCGTTTCTGAGTAATGACAAAGGATCAAGAGTAAGAAGATGAGGGTGGTTCTTTATTAAACAATGTGATCATTAATCTAAGAGTAAACTATGTAATATCAGTATTATTAATCACTGTGATAATACCTCCTGGCCGTCCGGATGGTGGTGTGCTGAGGCAGCGCGGACCTGGTGTTGGTGTTGTCTGTGGACTGGGCTCTGCGGTGGAGCTTCAGCATCAGACACAAGGGTTTTACTGCGCAGGTGAGGCGACGTGTTCTGTGTTGTTTCCCTCAGGCCCACCTTGACGTTCTCATCAGCCGGGGAGAGCAGGTCACACAAGATCTGTAAAAAGCACTCAGTTTGTCATCGGAGCAGGACTGCGGAACAGGCAAACGTCTTATCTGAAGTcaatgtcagcaaaaacaatTAACATGATCCTGAGTGAGTGCCTACTGTAAGAAAACCACATCTCAACAAGGGTAAGGTACATGTGAGATAGTCAACTGATGCAAACATGGATGCTGGTGTATGTATTTGACACATATTACTTACATAAATCATAGATAGTAGAGCCTTGTTTATGGTACCATATAAAATTTAATCTGACTACTAGAGATTGGCTCAACTGAATATTGCTCTACATCATGTACACATGTGACCTACACAACATAAGAGAGGGAATATATGAGTTATTAATAAGTATGTAGATGAGTTGTTTATTCATTCAACTGCGCTTTTTCCTCTGAAAGTGCATCTtgtagcatttagcagctgtggCTACCATGGTTGTTAGTTGAAGTATTATCAGCCTGTACATGTCTTCACATCTGGGTAAAAATTATGTTTCAAAAGTattataataaatgttattttgataactgaattTGTAAGGTTTTATGGAAAAAACCGTGCTTTAAAACTGGGTTTCAGCAACATATATTCTAGTTTTTTCAATGCTTGGAACATGCTGTATGGTGTGTGGCAAGAGAAGTATGGGTCATTTACCCTCTATCCTGACAGAAGATTAaactacactatactatacaTCAAATTCTGCAGCCATGACCTCAAACAAACTTGGTCATGATAATGTACATGGTGATAAGGGGCGAACAGAGAGAGCAAACACTGTTCAGAAAGGCAGCTCATGTTATGTCCAGACCAGAATTCAGTCTCACCTCAGTTTGACCTCAGAGTATATGATCCAGTAGCTGAGAACATCAAGCTTTATTTCCAATTCAGTTGAGCCTTAAGTGCCTGAACTTTGGTTTCTGAactacaaatcatttttaaaataaacatgtattttgAGTGAGGTTTTGAGTTTGTgcatttttactctttttttcaaCTCATGTGTAATACgtaataatatgtaatatgtatatgCTCCGCGTCATTTGGCTGCTGATCCATCTTAGAGCTTTCAAAAGGTTTCATTTAACACCAAAGATTGGTGCATGTTTATTTTGCCTCTCTCAATAAGGCAAATAAGGATGAAggctgtcattttcattttcattaatttgctgttttcattATATGGGTATTGTGAAGGCCTATGAGACTTAAGTGTGATCACAGGCTGCACATTCTATTGATGCACAGTGTCTGGCTCACACACTGCTTCAGATTGATGTCTAGCCTGAGAAGTGTCTCCTTCAAGATCTGAGGGGCGAGAAATTCGAACAAGATGCCAATGCAACCAGCAACAACTTGTTCAATCAATTGTACACACATTTTACCATGTGCTAGCTGGAGATGAGTAACGTGCTTATGTGTGCCACCTTATACAACGATGATTCAATGATGATTAAACAAACCGTGAGCAGCATTAGCAATTGACTTAAACCGTTTCACCACAAAATGGCAACAAACATTTGCCATGTTATTCTgaaaatgtattgctgcatacATGGCTTAACTATCTAGCACTTATGTAACCACAACATGGTGCCCCGTCTATTAAGTGGTACTAATGTCATTACAGGCAGAGTCACAAGACCTGACCCCTAAAACAACAACTTCCTGAGAAAGTTGGATGTTtaactttttattcttttactttGCATCACCACAATATATGTTTTCAGGCCTAAATGTAACAATAACTTTTattgttcattattttattttattttaaagttgtcagttaatcatttagttTATAAACTGAGAAAGTGGCAAATGCCCATCAGATTGAACTGATATGTTAAATTTGCTTCCCTCTTCCCCTTTGTGAAGTTGTAACCAGCAAATGTctgatatttttactttgtaCATGACTTAAACTTAATCAATTATACATCAGTCTGACAATCAGTAATCAATtgtctgtcaattgactaattgagTAGTCATTCAGCTCTATAAACTACTACTATAAACCCGTTTATATAGACTGACGTAGATTCATATGGATGACTAATATGACCATCGGAAGTAATGTCTGTCAGCACATTCCAGACACATTTCCTATGTGTACAGAACAATGCAAACTGTAAATcctattaaaaacacagcaatacaTGGTGGGGAGGCCtattaaacacaacatttccgCCTTCTTTATTCAAGGGAAACTGTGGTATTTTTCAACTACCTTTGCCACCGACAGACTcaaattgttattataagtgtctgacaacaagGAGAAGTCTCATTCTGAAATCTCACGAGAGCTGAGTTCTTGctgaaatcagctaaatattcagtcatgactttgaaaatcttttgtaTAAAACTAAGCTACAttttctgtactccaacacaacaaactccttccagcactcctctctccaactctgtcatggctgaatatttaacTGATTTCAACAACTCTTGCGATATTTCAGAGTGAGACTTCTCCTTGAtcgagacttggttagacacaatgaCAAATAGACCAGATCACacgaaaggtaaagaaaaatattttatttctctgtatggacctttccataatgttatcagacacttataataacaatctgagcctgtcagtggcaaaaacaagcactttcaGTAAACATACATTGACGGTGCGCAATTACCCctaaggattacattgcagctcATTTCACGGCTGCTGGATGAAgcgctctcgctcaatactggaccaatttcaaatttgttcaaatttgttgtccccattagtctcttagacaaaaaaagatgggaaaatatgGTTAACAAATACCTAAGTTTCTCTTTAAGTCATTAAGCTAAAGTAGTATTATAATATCAGAGCCATGAAAAGAAATGGGTTtcattaaaccagcagtcaCTGTAGTAAAATAGGACAGctataaaaacagaacaaatggcTGTCTGCAATAAGGGTCATAATGGGAGAGCTTTAAGTTCCCAGCAATCGAATCAAAGGGCTGAGACGCTCAAGTAGCCAGATTCCTTGAAGCAATGGTACAGCGATAACAGTTCCACTTAAATCTTTGGCTTTAGTGTATTGAGGCTAACTCATCCAGCCTACTTGCATAACACCATGTGACCTCAACTCGACCCACTGCCAGACTTCAGGACgtcaacattaaatattttgtctccctctctctatccctTCTCACAATGCCAGCAGAGTAATCCTTACTCCGTCATTAGCTCACCTTTTCCACTTGTCTTTTAGCCCTGGGGAAGTCCTCGTCTACAGCCAGGCAGTGGAGGAAGACTTGGAGAGACTCGTCCACTTGGCCCATCTCATGCAGCACCATTGCTTTCCAAAATAAAGCCTGCAAAGGTCGAGaggaaggacagaaagagaggaattaCAATTCTGTATCCACAGAAGTATTCTGGGTTTTCATGTTTAGCCCATTCCAACTGTGTACATACAAACATCAGTCCATCCTTAAACATTTAACTACTTTTACTGTTAAGTGTTACAGCTTTGCATGCATCTTAAGAAAACACTGGATTCAAAATCATGCAGAATTGTTTAAAAACAGCAAGACAGAACAAATATATAAACTTCTTAAACAGAAGTGAAAAGATGCAGCTTTTTCCAAATCCAATATTCTTACACTAGTCAATAAATCAATGTGAAATTAGCAATTACGCAAGTGTTTGCATGACGTACTTTGCACCACAAATTAAGAATATCCCCGACCACACACGCTTGTGGTCTCCTGGTGCTGATGTAACAGTCATTAATGGCTTTGACCTTAATCACTACGTTTGCAGTTGTGCTCTAGAAAACCTTCTTTACTCATCATACTCTTTTGTAACTCGTTTACCCTCAGAGAAGCCTTTTGATACAGTACTAAAAATAGCAGGAGCTCATTCAAAAATATgccttgtaaacaaacaagcagGATCACCACGAACAAATCATTCTTGAGCTATGGTCCAGAGAATTCAGCTGCAAAGTCATGCATCAACAATTACTTTCTTATATAACAAAgggaatgaaaaaataaacagactttatATATCTGGCGTCTGGAAACTGCCTTTCAATTTATGGGTCATTACCTTGTAACTATAATCCAATGACATGACAAGTGAGGTGCTCCCTGTCTGTGGCTTTAGGGAGGCAGccttaaaataaactttttctcAGTAATGGCTGGCTGCCCAATCAGAAAAGACTGACTGACTTACTAAACACATACCAGACTCTAGTAAGTAAAGCCAGGTGTGCGTAAGCAAGCATACACACCCTGGCAATGCCCGTGCTTCTGCAAGGCCAATCAAATGCCTACAAATTAGTTGTTGTGTGTCGTTATCCAACTCTGACCTTCCTGACATCATAAGAGGAGTTACCAAATGCCTACACACAAGAAATTTTCCATGCAAACTTGAATTTGTAACAATGATTTGACAAATTACTGCAGTATCAGTGAGTGACCTACTTCAGCAGAACAGCTGGACCCAGGACAAAATTCTGTGTCCTCCAAAGCCAGACGGTACTGTTTGAGAGCCATGTACGCCTCCGCCCGAGACAGCCGTGCCACCGCTGCTGAATCTGGATCTGCAGGAAACATGAGGAAATGGAAGGTGGGGAAGGAGTTAGACGAGAGAAAGGCATTTTAGTTTAAAGGGATATCATTCGGTTGTGGGTTATGTCACTATCATGAAACATAGCACAAATAACACCATACTAATCAATACTGACATCAAGCCTAGAACCTTTTCTTCTTGCACAGGTAGGTAGCGTTTAGCTCCACAACAAGATTTTTTAGAAATCTGTTGTTTTCTGCAAGTTACGCATTACATAATAACATGACAAGCACAAATTATATATTAACTGTGTCACTGAATTGTCTGCAACCGAATgcagaagaaaaacaggttGCATAAGCCTGTAAGAGCAGCAAGAGATCATTggattttatatttatgttccCTGTAGTAGGTTGgatttaaaaagacacaaaaagagcTTTGTTGTGGGACATTTACAAAGGCAGCAAACAACATCAAGAAGCCTAAAACAATTCTCAACACTCTCAGGAGTGGCTTAATTATTTGGGATAATAATTAAGTGTAAACATGCACATTGCTATGCATTCCTCTAAATGTGGGTTATGTTAAAAATCAGACATTTCAATTCATCTAATTACCCAACTAGGTCAGTTTGTTGTGAGGAAGTCTGAACCTTTTGAAGCCGTCTGTCCTGCCGACATTACTGACTAATGAATTTAGTTAGTGGATAAAGTTTATCTGTATTCCATCAAAAGTTCAGACAATTTAACTTCACAGGCTGAGTTGTGATTTCTCCTCACATGGCACGTCATCAATCCAAGTCATTTATTACCTCTCAGTGAGACACATGGGAGTAGTTAGCTTTTTTTTGATGTATGACAGATAATATGACAGGGTTGTTTGTCAAGTCTTCACAGCACCCCCTGTACATCTCAAAGTGTCCGTCCCGCTTCTCTGGCTGTCTGCGGCACTAAGGGCCAGACAGAGCTGTCAAAAGCAGGTGGTGTGACTGCATCACTCCCGCAGTGACATTAGTCTGCATCATCAGTCAGATGTCAAGTGACAGTTATTTCTTGTCAGAAGGTGACACACCAGTTATTTTCTCGTAGCCTTTAAATTACACAGTTCACTGCTTTTGTGAGTCCGCCTGAGATGCGCAATGCAGgaacaacttttaaaaatgttctagCAGTCAACAATCATACAAAGTAAACTTGGAGACAAGTAATTCTACTTTATTCCTTTTGAGTCAGGGTCACTCAGGTTGTCATAATGAAGTATTCTGGGTTAAGCCCTAAACTAAATATCTTAGAGTTTGAGTAACATAGGTCAACAGGGTCAGGACAAGGTTATGAGTACTGTTATACAGCAGCATTTGACCTAAATAGCATGGATGCTTCCATAAGCACTCAAAAACCAGGTGATGGTACTGGACATTTCTCCAGCCATACTGTCAGATTAAAAGGTCACTTCAAGGTGTGGTGGACCAGATCAGATAAGAATCTAAACTGATGGCACATAGAGATTCCTAGTCGCTTTCTTTTGACAACAATACATTCAAATGGCTTTTCAGTCTTAAAACTCCTTAACTACAATAGCATGGAGCAactgaataaaagaaagaaactgtGGTTCCTTCATGCAAGGAGAAATTTGGGATTTGTTGGTTCTGAGGTTAAAAATATGAAGGCTATTTGTCTTGCAGGGAAGTGCATCATTCCATTTCAGCTCAAGTTTTCAGAAAGTGGCTCCACAAGATGTCACTGGTAGGCTGGTCATGACAGCCACTACACCTCAACCCAGTTTAAACCAGGACTGCACAGCGGACATGCAGCTAAGTTTCCAAATCTAGTGCACTCTCCACTGCAGCATCTGGGGCAAGGGCACTGTGGAACAATGTTATTAATGTGACAATGGCATTTCTTATTCACTTCACTTTTCCACCCCAGTACTGGGCTTTGCACCTACAACCCTTGCATTCACAAATCTACTGCCTCACTAGTTTGTTAACTATAAAGCATCTCCCACAGAAGTAGCCTCATTTCTCTCATTGCATAATGTTAGTCTGTTACAagacccccccctcctccttccgaTAAGTTACAAAACCTGCCCCACAGTGTGTGTCACGACCTGCCTTATGCAACTTGTGCCAAGTGCGCATGCTCAGCTTGTGAAATTTCGTAAGCAGGACCTATCAGGTTATTCAGTGGGAGGAGACTGGCAGCGGCACAACACATGTAGTAATGGCTTACAAAATGTTGGTCAGTAGAACTTACTCTACTTAGCCCCATAGGACCCCAAAACAACAAAGTACATAACCaggactgtttgtgttttatgtctgaaCATATTCCTGCTGTTTTCATAATGTGTCAGGCACAAACTAGTTCCCTTTGCTCCTCAGTGAGAATGCGCACACAGGGCAACACCTCCCTCATGACTGCATGGATGTAAGGTTATGTGTTAATAACACTTACCAGACTGGATAACATCGTTCGCCAGCGATATAGCTTCTTGGTAGCGTTTTCTTCGACACAGCTCGTCCACTTTACATAGTGTTTTCGACTTTTTCAGCTCGCCGGGGAACCATTTGTCTAAAAGTCCGCACAGAATCACATTCGCCTTCTCTATGCCGCTGACGGCGTCGCCACACAGCTTACATTTGGAGAGCAGTCGTCGCTCTAAGCATCTTTTACAGTACGTGTGTCCACAGGCTATGGTGACAGGTTCACCTAAAAAGCTATGACAGTTGGGACAGTCAAACGCGTTGTCCCTGCAGCTGCCCCCTGCGTCCTGACTCCGGCCTGACAGCGTATCTGGCCCAGCGGCCTTTCTCTTAAAGTTGCGCAGAATACAGTCCACGAAAGTGCTTAATTGCTCGGGTCGCACTGGGCCATACCGCATAGCCACTGAAAACCAGTCAATGGCTTCTTTGAGGCAGTTTTCCGATGCTAGGGCATTGGCTTTCTGTAATATAAGTTGATGgtggtcctcctcctcctcttccgaAACGGTGTCCGCGTCGGCGCCGATGAAGAAGGCGCTTCTCTCCTCCGCCGCGTCCTCCACTTGCGGTTGGAGCGACATCGTAGCGTcaagagagaaaatgttatGTAGATTTAGGTTTTCTTCTGTTGACGTGCCTATACATTTCTGTAGCTGCCGCGGTCCTTGACAATATACACAACGGACTTTCCTATAGACACCCGTttgttacataaaaaaacaccGTCACGTGAACAGCAGGCTCGGGCCCTGATTGGTCGAGACGTCTCGGTTACAAAACCTGCGTTATAAAGTTTCATAACTGCGGAAGGGACGTAGTTGAAGTTGACTGTGCTAGATACCAGCGCTCCTGTTTGAATCTGACCCAGGACACCGTCAGACCAGACTAATGATATAACAAATACAGCtaaataaaatcacataaaatcaCACCTGCTTTTTGTATGTTTATCAGTTAGTTGGAGTTACTGGAAGCAGTCAAAACTTCATTCAAACGACCCTTTCATAACTGGTTGTGTAATAAGATTTTGTAACACTAAGTTTCAaatttattcaatttattttatcttcCCTAGCTGTGTCTAAACTGTTTTACTGCCGCTTTCACAGTAGCcttaatatttttctttgttgcaAGTCAACCTCCTTATAAAACCCCGTTTGTGTTTGCAAACTatgcacacaaaataaatgcaattaGTCCTAGTATGGGCTGACTGGACCACTTATTGACTCAGagtgtattttgtattatgttatattttttgattaatattaataaatgttttgcataAAATAGCCGGATACTTGCTAgatatttgtaaaataaaaagcataatatatataaataaataattttaaaaaataatgcctTGTATGCTTTGcataatatatcattttaaatatgttatttgaTCCTAAACTTGCATTACAatggtgataataataataaccttcATGGGCAACACCTTATAATACAGCCGG
Coding sequences within:
- the lonrf1 gene encoding LON peptidase N-terminal domain and ring finger 1 — protein: MSLQPQVEDAAEERSAFFIGADADTVSEEEEEDHHQLILQKANALASENCLKEAIDWFSVAMRYGPVRPEQLSTFVDCILRNFKRKAAGPDTLSGRSQDAGGSCRDNAFDCPNCHSFLGEPVTIACGHTYCKRCLERRLLSKCKLCGDAVSGIEKANVILCGLLDKWFPGELKKSKTLCKVDELCRRKRYQEAISLANDVIQSDPDSAAVARLSRAEAYMALKQYRLALEDTEFCPGSSCSAEALFWKAMVLHEMGQVDESLQVFLHCLAVDEDFPRAKRQVEKILCDLLSPADENVKVGLRETTQNTSPHLRSKTLVSDAEAPPQSPVHRQHQHQVRAASAHHHPDGQEKRGESLERPVLSRAHSLRMNGSNCGEEGLKRVCSAPQLGDQEKASLLKRKLSVSDTEPCVVYSGSNKHKKQGVTKGSKQQAAKAKTRRAVPVDLLDPNDLECALCMRLFYEPVTTPCGHTFCKNCLERCLDHTPQCPLCKESLREYLASRQYMVTTVLDTLIKQYLSQEYTERTKTHLEETRELSDLTKNVPIFVCTMAYPTVPCPLHVFEPRYRLMIRRCMETGTRQFGMCINDPQKGFVDYGCMLIIRSVHFLPDGRSVVDTIGGKRFRVLSRGMKDGYSTADIEHLEDTRVEDSDELQRLQELHDAVYEQARVWFQNLKIRFHNQILQHFGPMPEREADIQATPNGPACCWWLLAVLPIDPRYQLSVLSMTSLKERLVKIQHILTYLQSIPNN